TTCGCTTAACGTTATTCCGCAGGCACGGTAAAAATCTGTTTTGTAGGTGATACCGTGAAACATGCAGCAGCTTAAGGCGCCTTTGCCTGCGTCCATCAGTTCTTCCAAAGAATAGTTTCTGCCATAACGTATGCCGGACGATTTTATCGCGGTACCCCTGCCGGAGCGCACATTGATCGTATGAAAGTGAGTAATTACGACGTCGGCGCTTGAGGTACTAAGCTGAGAAACATAACTTTCAAGGTTGTCCGTCACTATCCAATCGTCTGAATCGACGACCTTAACATATTTCCCCGACGCAACAGGCACGGCAATGTTTATCGCCGATCCGTGCCCTCCGTTTTTTTTGTTTATCAACTTGAAAATATTCGGGTAACGGCGTACGAATCCCTCGGCAATGTCTTTTGTTTTATCTTTTGAACCGTCGTTGACGATGATCACTTCGATCCTCTTATCCGCGCCGCCCGAAGAGACGAAAGAGGAAAGGCATTTTGTAAGGAAGCCTTCGGAGTTATAGGCAGGGACTATAAATGTAACGATTTTATTTTCCTCGCACATTTTATGACCTTTTGCCTCTCCGAAGAGAAAATATTTTTTCAGCGGTCTGCATTGCGCTGTGTATAACTTCGTCCATATTATAATATCTGTATTCTGCAAGTCGCCCGCCGAATATGACGTTTTTCTCCCTTTCCGCAAGCTGGCGATAGCGCTTATAAAGTTCGTTGTTTGAGGTATCGTTCACAGGGTAGAGTGGCTCTCTGCCCGCTTGCCATTCTCCGGGGTATTCTCTGGTGATTACTGTCGTCGGTTGTTTGCCGAATGCAAAATGCTTATGCTCTACAATCCTTGTATAGGGCGTTTCAGCGTCGGTGTAGTTTACAACGGCATTTCCCTGGAAGTTCTCAGTGTTGATTTCCTCTGTAACAAAGGTTAATGTTCTGTATTCCAGCGCGCCGTATCTGTAATCAAAGTATTCGTCGATCATACCTGTGTAGACAACGCTATCCGCCAGCGATACGAGTTTTTTTGTGGAGAAAAAATCGGTTGAAAGCTGAAGTTCGCACCCTTTCAGCAGTTTTTCAAATATCCCATTATAGCCGCCCGCAGGTATGCCTTGATAAACGTCGTTGAAATAGTTGTTGTCATAGTTAAAGCGCAGTGGGAGTCTGTTTATTATTGCAGGAGGCAGCTCAGAGCAACGGCGTCCCCACTGTTTTTCCGTGTAGTTCTTTATTAGCTTCTCGTATATGTCCGGGCCGACGAGCGAAAGCGCCTTTTCTTCAAGATTCGAAGGCTTTTTTGTTCTGTATGGACGCGTCTGTTCAGCGATCTTTTCTTTTGCTTCTTTTGGAGTAATAACCCCCCACAACTTATTGTACGTATTCATATTGAACGGCAGATTGTAGATTTCATTGCCGTTGCGTGCCAGCGGCGAATTAACGAAATTGTTAAACTTAGCGAAGCGCATAATAAACTGCCAGATCTTTTCTCTGTCTGTATGAAATATGTGCGGTCCGTATTTATGCACCGTTATCGCCGACTGCTTTTCACAGAAAGCAGCGCCGCCGATATGATTCTTCTTATCTATTACAAGACATTTTTTGCCGGCCGACGCTGCATAATGGGCGAAAACTGCCCCATAAAAACCAGCGCCGACAATGAGAAAGTCGTAGACTGCCATTTAAGATAACACGCTCTTTTCGTATATGATATAGCGCCTTTCGTTTGCCGTAAATATTTCCCCCGCCGTTGAGCCGGATGGCGTTTTCACAGTCAGCGTGTAATATCGCCTGAACACTAACGCACTTCCAGCACAATTCTAACACATTTCTTGCGTTAGAACTGCGTTCCCAGAGGGCGCTGAGAAGCGCGAAAAGAATGAGCGCGTTTTACCGATGAAGGGAAGCCCCCATACCACGCCAGCAAAACTGAAGATGCCAAGCCCCCACCCGTCTCGTCTGGGATATTTGTTCCAAGGACGTTCTGCCGTCGTCGTTTCTTTACAAGTACTCTTTTGACACAATCCCAACACAAGCCTAGCGCGCGTCTTACGGCAGGCGAATCGGTTGCCAAGCCGCCGCCCTGCTGCCGCAACAATCCGGACACGACGCTGGCGCTGCAGGCAGTCACGGCGACGTACGGCTATAGGCGATTTCATCGTTTCATCTTCACTTCGCCGACCACAATATACGGAATGATGAACTCCGTTCCGTTCACCGCGGACATCCCGGCCAGCGGCTGCACGAATCTCTACGGCTGGACGAAGTTCATGATCGAGCAGAACCCGCGCGACGCGACGGACGCGGAGCTGCCGCGTTACTTCAACTCGATTGGCACGCACGAATCGAGCTGATCGTCAAGCAGCCAAGACTTCCTTGACAACCTGATATCCTGACAGCGAGATTTCGCATGAAATTACAGCGCGCAGATTTCGATTCCCGCCATCTGCGCCCACAGGGAGCGATGAAGGTTTGGTCAAGACGATTTCCAGCGGTTCCTTGTATGCCGAACCGTGGATAGCCCGCCATCTTTTGAAAAAAGCGAGAAATCTGAACCGAGAGCCGGTGCAGGAAGAGTGAGCGGTAGGACATGAGAGATCTCGGAGTGAAGCCGAAAAGAACGTCATGAGTCCGCTTTCTTCGGCACCGGTGAAAAAGTTCCAATCCAGTGTATAATTTATATCGAAAGTCAGGGGGCGCGTGACGTTTTACGGTTAAGAATCTCTTGAGGAGGAAACGACCATGAACGATCTCCTTACCGGCGGGGCCGGTTTTATCGGGTCGCATACGGCGGTCGAACTGATCGCGGCGAGGCACGGCGTGGTGATCGCCGACGATCTGAGCAACAGTTCGGCTTCGGTGATCGAGCGGGTGAATGACGCCAGACGTGGGAAGACAATAAAACCGACAAACACGAGCCGGTATGAACAAGGCGCCGCAACGCTTTAATACGCGTTGCGGCGCCTTGTTTTTACCGTTTGATCTTTTGTACTCCACTGTCAGCGTTTCTTTATGGGGCAGGATTTCAACCTTCATCGCAATTCCAGCGCAGAGCCAACGCGATTTTAACACATTTTCTGCGGTTGATGGTGAAGGAACAATTTTACGCTGTGTCTATACGCAGCACGGTACATTTATAAAAAGAGACCGTCTCAAAAGTCAATCGAAACGGCCTTTTTGCTGTCCTTTGGTAATTTTTCTCCAGTATTAAAACACAACGTACACGCAGAATAAAGGAGCCGTTGATTATTTCCCCCTGAACGGGAACTTGACTTCCAAATGAATAACCTGATAGTCAAATGAATTGTCCATTCCATAGGCAAAATATGCCCTCAAACTGCCGTCGAAAGGCAGCGTCTCCGGTAAACGGAGACAGTTACGCCCTACAGGCAGAAATTCTTTCCACCGCCCCTCTCACTGCGATTTATCAGTGGCTCCTTTGATTATGCGAACGGATCGCTGTGCGAACCGGTGCGGCCAGCCAGTCCGGCTCGATATGGCACTCGCGGAACCCCGACCAATTGCCGCCCAAATCGTGGTCGCGGCACTCTTTGGGGAGCGCCTGCTCCTTTGCGAGCATCTCGATGATGTTTTCCAGCCGTCGAATATCGTACCCCCGTTTGCGGATACGCTTGTAGTCGCGCTTGAAGGCAGACTGATATCTGAGATTAAGCATCGAGATCGGCCATCAGGTCTTTCACGGACGAGAAGGTCTTGCTCAGGCCGCGGCGCGCGCGGGTGTCTTCCATGGCCGCGCGCGTCGCGGCGTTGGGACGGTCGCGCGCGATGGTGAACGGGATTCGCCGCTCGTATACGACCTGACGCGCGAAGATGTTAATGGCCACCGACGTATTCAACCCGAAATCGGCGAGCATTTCTTCGAAATCGGCTTTCAGTTTTTCGTCCATTCTTACGGTGACGTTGGTTGTCGCCATGATCATCAGCTCCTTTTCGTCTCGAATTATAGTGTGATAGATGTGCACTGTCAATACAACGCACTATTCAGTCTCGACTTCTTTTGAAGATGTATCTCAATGCTAGGGAACGAAGAAGCGTTGCGTCATTGAGCGGCTCATACTCGTTTGTACAACAACCCAGTCAAGCACCGGCTGCGTCGCCTGCAGACGGCGGCACGGCCTGTGCAGAGGTCAGGTTGGTTCTGATCGCATGACCTCCCTCGCAGCCCCCTGCAAATTATATTAATATTTTTTATCAAGAAACAGTATGAACATTACAGTTCGATATTTTAAAACCGGCCAGTTATACTGGACAATAATTCAGGATCAAAGAAAAATTGTCCAATGGAGCGGAAACGCTTCCCTCTTCCGGTTCGATAAATACATTACGTCTGCGGCATTGAACATCCACGATTTTCCATAGAGCCCATTGTGCCTACGAGCTCTGGCGCTGCTCCAATGCCAAGCCAATCAGCCGATCCGTTTGGTCTGCCATGAACAGCGGGATATTCAGCATATCATCGTCCAGTTTCAGATTATCCAGAGAGAACCGCACACGGAGCTTCACCTGATCCGGGAACAGTTCCTTGAATTTCTTGAGGCTCTTGCCGGCTGTGTTGGCCTCGGATTTGACCTCTACAGGGAAAACGTCGTTCTCTCTTTGAATGAGGAAATCCACCTCATAAGGAGGATTGTTCTGGCTCCAATACCGGGGAACAACTTCAAACTGGGTGACCAAGGTCTGAAGCACAAAGTTCTCGGTCAGTGCGCCTTTGAACTCGGTGAACAGGCGATTGCCTTCGCCAAAGGCCGTAGGAGCCAGCTGCGCAAGACGGCGAAGCAGTCCCACATCGACCAAATAAATCTTAAAGGCGGAGAGGTCGTCGTAAGCAGCCACAGGCAGGCCAGGGGCGGAACTGCGATAGACCTTGTGCACCAGACGGGCATCTACCAGCCATTGCAGGGCATCCTCGTATTCACGGGCTCTTGCGCCCTCTTTGACGACCTTGTAGATGAATTTCTTGTTTTCCCTCGCCAGCTGGGACGGTATAGACTTCCAGATCATAGAGATCTTCGGAAACTCGTTGATATTAGGATGTTTGGCAAAGTCACGCTCGTAGGCGCCGATGATCCCGGACAGGGCTTCCTGCATAGCGGATACATCTCGCGCTTCTGTCCACATCAGAACGGATTCCGGCATGCCGCCGGTCACGTAGTACATTTTGAGTTTTTCATAAAGAGGATTAAAGAAGGCGTCGGGGATTGGCTCAATAATGTTCACACTGTCCAGATACCTTGCTAAATTCTCGTCGTCGTTGGCGAGCAGGAACTCTGCAAAGGTCATGGGATCAATCTGCATAAAATTGACCTTGCCCACGGGGAACGATGAAGGTTTGGCCAAGGGGATCCCCAGCAGAGAACCGGCACAGGCGACGTGGTATCGCGGTGCATTTTCGCAGAAATATTTCATGGAATTGATGACCTTGGGGCAGTCTTGTACCTCGTCAAAAATGACGAGGGTCTTTTCAGGCGTGATCTTCTGACCGCTGGCCAGCATCAAATTTTGCAAGATACGATCGACGTCCTTTGTCGTTTCAAAGAACTCTTTGTATTCTTCGTTC
This sequence is a window from Pyramidobacter sp. YE332. Protein-coding genes within it:
- the glf gene encoding UDP-galactopyranose mutase, with product MAVYDFLIVGAGFYGAVFAHYAASAGKKCLVIDKKNHIGGAAFCEKQSAITVHKYGPHIFHTDREKIWQFIMRFAKFNNFVNSPLARNGNEIYNLPFNMNTYNKLWGVITPKEAKEKIAEQTRPYRTKKPSNLEEKALSLVGPDIYEKLIKNYTEKQWGRRCSELPPAIINRLPLRFNYDNNYFNDVYQGIPAGGYNGIFEKLLKGCELQLSTDFFSTKKLVSLADSVVYTGMIDEYFDYRYGALEYRTLTFVTEEINTENFQGNAVVNYTDAETPYTRIVEHKHFAFGKQPTTVITREYPGEWQAGREPLYPVNDTSNNELYKRYRQLAEREKNVIFGGRLAEYRYYNMDEVIHSAMQTAEKIFSLRRGKRS
- a CDS encoding glycosyltransferase family A protein, with product MCEENKIVTFIVPAYNSEGFLTKCLSSFVSSGGADKRIEVIIVNDGSKDKTKDIAEGFVRRYPNIFKLINKKNGGHGSAINIAVPVASGKYVKVVDSDDWIVTDNLESYVSQLSTSSADVVITHFHTINVRSGRGTAIKSSGIRYGRNYSLEELMDAGKGALSCCMFHGITYKTDFYRACGITLSEGISYEDQEYCTLPFMKAKTIMFFDLFLYEYLIGNVSQSMSDSNQVARAPQLEQVYWKISDAYLKHENMRGASKRYFLYKMAETLQNYCVTMLIRNKDRKHGRAEAQRVKMKSVQIVPEILKLVEPRYRILLSMHFLHISPRHLEWLKNSPLYIWLRKTIRRKDLC
- a CDS encoding type II toxin-antitoxin system RelB/DinJ family antitoxin; the encoded protein is MATTNVTVRMDEKLKADFEEMLADFGLNTSVAINIFARQVVYERRIPFTIARDRPNAATRAAMEDTRARRGLSKTFSSVKDLMADLDA
- a CDS encoding NAD-dependent epimerase/dehydratase family protein, with translation MNDLLTGGAGFIGSHTAVELIAARHGVVIADDLSNSSASVIERVNDARRGKTIKPTNTSRYEQGAATL
- a CDS encoding ATP-binding protein yields the protein MERVILKQLLEWKHSPYRKPLILKGVRQVGKTWILKEFGTRYYENVAYFNFDENEEYKEFFETTKDVDRILQNLMLASGQKITPEKTLVIFDEVQDCPKVINSMKYFCENAPRYHVACAGSLLGIPLAKPSSFPVGKVNFMQIDPMTFAEFLLANDDENLARYLDSVNIIEPIPDAFFNPLYEKLKMYYVTGGMPESVLMWTEARDVSAMQEALSGIIGAYERDFAKHPNINEFPKISMIWKSIPSQLARENKKFIYKVVKEGARAREYEDALQWLVDARLVHKVYRSSAPGLPVAAYDDLSAFKIYLVDVGLLRRLAQLAPTAFGEGNRLFTEFKGALTENFVLQTLVTQFEVVPRYWSQNNPPYEVDFLIQRENDVFPVEVKSEANTAGKSLKKFKELFPDQVKLRVRFSLDNLKLDDDMLNIPLFMADQTDRLIGLALEQRQSS
- a CDS encoding type II toxin-antitoxin system YafQ family toxin, giving the protein MLNLRYQSAFKRDYKRIRKRGYDIRRLENIIEMLAKEQALPKECRDHDLGGNWSGFRECHIEPDWLAAPVRTAIRSHNQRSH